One window of Mesorhizobium loti R88b genomic DNA carries:
- a CDS encoding MucR family transcriptional regulator has protein sequence MKKAYVRPTIVRAGGMVEETPDEIADAAGTYNGNGKHIDPVISITADIVSSYVSNNPIPAAELPEFIGKIHASIRSISDGVVDGGPDEIRYAVPVKKSVTPDFIICLEDGKRFKSLKRHLESNYGLTPDDYRKKWNLPSSYPMVAPNYSATRSKLAKSMGLGRKVK, from the coding sequence TTGAAGAAGGCTTATGTTAGACCGACCATAGTCAGGGCCGGAGGAATGGTCGAAGAAACACCTGACGAGATTGCCGATGCCGCCGGCACATACAACGGCAATGGAAAACATATCGATCCCGTTATTTCCATAACCGCCGATATCGTGTCCTCCTATGTCTCGAACAACCCCATCCCCGCCGCCGAGCTTCCTGAATTCATAGGAAAAATCCACGCGTCGATCAGAAGCATTTCGGATGGTGTCGTCGATGGTGGACCCGACGAGATCAGATATGCGGTGCCCGTGAAAAAATCCGTCACGCCCGATTTCATCATCTGCCTGGAGGACGGCAAGCGTTTCAAATCATTGAAGCGTCACCTCGAATCCAACTATGGCCTGACGCCGGACGATTATCGAAAGAAGTGGAACCTGCCGTCCAGCTACCCGATGGTGGCGCCGAATTACTCCGCCACCCGCTCGAAACTCGCCAAATCCATGGGGCTGGGCCGAAAGGTGAAATAG
- a CDS encoding DUF6502 family protein codes for MSKSAGQYLDAAGVQNALNRVLRPLVRLAIKCGVTFPAFVDLLRQLYVNVAEHEFALPDKQQTDSRVSLLTGVHRKEVSRLRGAGAPVRVVPDSVSRTSAIVARWLADPLFVNARGTPLPLARTSEAGEPSFAGLVESVTRDLRPRAVLDDWLDRKLVEIDSKDRIVLMEGAMVPRGDGEVRLYYFARNLGDHAAASVENVLADAPPFLERAVHYDGISEDLARSLEAYSREIAVETLLRLNKYANQAIQSDPGGTSRWNWGVYILTADGTSLVAGESPENKDAGGETA; via the coding sequence ATGAGCAAATCGGCGGGACAATATCTGGATGCCGCAGGGGTCCAGAACGCGTTGAACCGGGTTCTTCGCCCGTTGGTGCGGTTGGCCATCAAGTGCGGGGTGACGTTTCCAGCCTTCGTCGATCTGCTGCGTCAGCTCTACGTCAATGTGGCCGAGCATGAATTCGCGTTGCCCGACAAGCAGCAGACCGACTCCAGGGTCAGCCTGCTGACGGGCGTGCACAGGAAGGAAGTCAGCCGGTTGAGAGGGGCGGGCGCACCGGTGCGGGTGGTTCCCGATTCCGTATCCAGGACGAGCGCCATCGTTGCGCGCTGGCTTGCCGATCCGTTGTTCGTCAACGCCAGGGGCACGCCCCTGCCGCTGGCGCGGACGAGCGAGGCGGGAGAGCCATCCTTTGCCGGCCTTGTGGAATCGGTGACCCGCGATCTCAGGCCGCGTGCCGTTCTGGACGACTGGCTCGACCGAAAGCTGGTTGAAATCGACAGCAAGGACCGGATCGTTCTGATGGAAGGGGCCATGGTGCCGCGCGGCGACGGCGAGGTCCGGCTTTATTATTTTGCCCGAAATCTCGGCGACCATGCGGCCGCTTCGGTCGAGAACGTTCTGGCCGACGCTCCGCCCTTCCTCGAGCGTGCCGTCCACTATGACGGCATCTCCGAGGACCTGGCCAGGTCGCTCGAGGCCTATAGCCGCGAGATCGCGGTCGAAACGCTTCTGCGCCTCAACAAATACGCAAACCAGGCCATTCAAAGCGATCCGGGCGGGACCAGCCGGTGGAACTGGGGTGTCTATATCCTCACCGCCGACGGCACGTCGCTGGTTGCCGGGGAATCGCCCGAGAATAAGGATGCCGGCGGAGAGACGGCATGA
- a CDS encoding class I SAM-dependent methyltransferase: MCQTCLSWYARCVAPYLVHAGCSAGAFSRMRRCVIPLAEGVVVEVGFGSGLNLPYYDAARVRQLIGVDPDGAMLGLAGPKSRALPFPVECIRAGGESLPLADGCADTVVVTYAFCTIPDPQAALSEIRRILKPTGQLIFIEHGQAQRPHCRLWQDRLNRLWGSLAGGCQLNRDPLHLIRAAGFRVVEVQRGRFPLPLWHLGSHHAGIAAAA; the protein is encoded by the coding sequence ATGTGCCAGACCTGCCTCTCCTGGTATGCGCGCTGCGTCGCCCCCTATCTCGTCCACGCCGGCTGTTCGGCTGGCGCCTTTTCCCGGATGCGCAGGTGCGTCATCCCGCTGGCGGAAGGTGTCGTCGTCGAGGTCGGCTTCGGCTCCGGCCTCAACCTGCCCTATTACGATGCCGCCAGGGTCAGGCAGCTGATCGGCGTCGATCCGGACGGCGCAATGCTTGGCCTCGCCGGGCCGAAGAGCCGCGCCTTGCCATTCCCGGTCGAATGCATCCGGGCCGGCGGCGAAAGCCTGCCCTTGGCCGATGGCTGCGCCGACACGGTGGTCGTCACCTACGCCTTCTGCACCATTCCGGACCCTCAAGCAGCGCTGAGCGAAATCAGACGCATCCTCAAACCTACCGGCCAGCTAATCTTCATCGAGCATGGCCAGGCCCAGCGGCCGCACTGCCGCTTGTGGCAGGACCGCCTGAACCGGCTCTGGGGATCGCTCGCCGGCGGCTGCCAGCTCAACCGCGATCCGCTGCACCTGATCCGTGCGGCCGGTTTCCGGGTTGTCGAGGTGCAGCGCGGGCGGTTCCCGCTGCCCTTGTGGCACTTGGGCAGCCACCACGCCGGCATCGCGGCGGCAGCCTGA
- a CDS encoding glycosyltransferase yields MKTLYIDASLPFRWGPHPPVGIPRVETALIRQALRWKASPVGFFIVDKWGQGQRLDEAELRYLRRLVNGDLPQPIGDEGSSYLARLWKVLSIMREAPFACGREFDRVAAGFLSGCEKRRGVKFQLSKTAIRLFKIVKSALRPSRLDTGDPLQDENALCFLSSASVHELAARKPMAKARCGIFTLMHDLIPIDFPQYVGPHHARGFVRNTAWQLENARLLVCVSKYTADRVKCHAKASGLRLMPQVAVASPGAFLREGVADRGMSTERRKRERKFVLYCSTIEIRKNHILLLKVWHRLLPLLGERLPTLTLCGRWGWMYEELTAFMAEHPELNDHVQFRSNLSDRELAELYRDAEFSVYPSAVEGWGLGAAECLDFGLPVLISDAPSLTEATQGLMPTLPANDVEAWCAAVTRACTDPVWLAELRHTIATRYRPIREREFFATMVGHVAAIDAVAEANPAAEIASDDLAPRIYGPHPVVAGQARQPSVLAADVFRRA; encoded by the coding sequence TTGAAGACATTGTATATTGATGCCTCCTTGCCATTTCGCTGGGGGCCGCATCCGCCCGTCGGCATCCCGCGCGTCGAAACGGCACTCATTCGTCAGGCGCTGCGATGGAAGGCCTCGCCGGTGGGCTTCTTCATCGTCGACAAATGGGGGCAGGGCCAAAGGCTCGATGAAGCGGAACTTCGCTACCTCCGGCGGCTCGTCAACGGTGATCTGCCGCAACCGATCGGAGATGAGGGGAGCTCATACCTGGCGCGGCTGTGGAAAGTGCTGTCGATCATGCGGGAGGCACCCTTTGCCTGCGGACGCGAGTTCGATCGCGTGGCGGCGGGCTTCCTCTCGGGTTGCGAGAAGCGACGCGGGGTCAAGTTTCAGCTGTCCAAGACGGCCATTCGGCTCTTCAAGATCGTGAAGTCGGCGCTCCGCCCAAGCCGGCTCGACACCGGAGATCCGCTGCAGGACGAAAACGCCCTGTGCTTCCTGTCCAGCGCAAGCGTGCACGAACTCGCCGCCAGGAAGCCCATGGCAAAAGCCAGATGCGGCATCTTCACCTTGATGCACGACCTCATTCCGATCGACTTCCCGCAATATGTCGGTCCGCATCACGCGCGCGGTTTCGTCCGCAACACGGCATGGCAGCTGGAAAATGCGCGCCTGCTCGTCTGCGTGTCGAAATACACCGCCGACAGGGTGAAATGCCATGCCAAGGCCTCCGGGCTTCGCCTGATGCCGCAAGTGGCCGTGGCATCGCCCGGCGCCTTCCTGCGGGAAGGCGTCGCGGATCGCGGCATGTCCACCGAGCGGCGCAAACGCGAGCGCAAATTTGTCCTCTATTGCTCGACGATCGAGATCCGGAAAAACCACATCCTGCTGCTCAAGGTCTGGCACCGGCTTTTGCCGCTGCTGGGCGAGCGGCTGCCGACGCTTACGCTGTGCGGCCGATGGGGCTGGATGTATGAGGAACTCACCGCCTTCATGGCCGAGCATCCGGAACTCAACGACCACGTCCAGTTCCGCTCCAACCTCAGCGACCGGGAGCTGGCAGAGCTCTACCGGGATGCTGAATTCAGCGTCTACCCGTCCGCGGTCGAAGGCTGGGGCCTGGGCGCTGCCGAGTGTCTTGATTTCGGCCTGCCGGTCCTGATTTCGGACGCGCCGTCGCTGACGGAGGCGACGCAAGGGCTGATGCCGACGCTTCCCGCGAACGACGTCGAAGCCTGGTGCGCCGCGGTCACCAGGGCCTGCACCGATCCGGTCTGGCTCGCTGAATTGCGCCACACCATCGCAACGCGATACCGCCCCATCCGCGAGCGGGAGTTTTTCGCGACCATGGTGGGCCATGTCGCGGCAATCGATGCTGTCGCGGAAGCCAACCCGGCCGCCGAGATCGCTTCAGACGACCTCGCGCCCAGGATTTACGGGCCGCATCCGGTGGTGGCCGGGCAGGCCAGGCAGCCCAGCGTATTGGCAGCCGACGTTTTTCGGAGGGCATGA
- a CDS encoding DUF5666 domain-containing protein produces MSGRPTRRGFLTLAAAMPAVFFSIVARAGEASKDQGIGGTGWTAGTDGDQGIGGTGIVGTIQRFGSIFVNGVRVQYQPDVPVWIDGVRVAANRLKIGHVVRVAVVQEADRVVTSSIHVTSEVVGPVERKTAGSLRVLGQQVDISQLAEAVKVKAGDVVAVHGIRRPDGTIVASLVEVRAHEQHYLVRGLAVVRSGALLVGRLKIGTGPSPLANRRVQLTLTKAVGGYKMVHLEAEAPVPQAHVADVLYETFLQRRGHRLESGLGIAIDDQNGDVKSTGAVRAFLKVGFDPEGDIVSASRDRGDGRHPGMPGNHPDQGGPMGPGGLGGPGGPGGSDGSGAPGGEDGPGAPNGPGMPGRQTNGRRGMR; encoded by the coding sequence ATGAGCGGAAGGCCGACGAGACGGGGTTTCCTGACGCTCGCAGCCGCCATGCCGGCGGTGTTTTTCAGCATCGTGGCAAGGGCGGGCGAAGCGTCGAAAGACCAGGGCATTGGCGGTACCGGCTGGACGGCGGGGACCGACGGCGACCAGGGCATTGGCGGCACCGGCATCGTGGGAACGATTCAGCGTTTCGGCAGCATTTTCGTCAATGGCGTGCGGGTTCAGTACCAGCCTGACGTGCCGGTCTGGATCGACGGCGTGCGCGTTGCCGCCAACAGGCTGAAGATCGGGCATGTCGTGCGCGTCGCGGTGGTCCAGGAGGCCGATCGCGTGGTGACCTCCTCCATCCATGTCACCAGCGAGGTGGTGGGGCCGGTCGAGCGCAAAACCGCTGGCTCGCTGCGGGTGCTGGGACAGCAAGTCGACATCAGCCAGCTCGCGGAGGCAGTGAAGGTCAAGGCGGGCGATGTCGTGGCCGTGCATGGCATTCGCCGGCCCGACGGGACAATCGTCGCCAGCCTGGTGGAGGTGAGGGCGCATGAGCAGCACTATCTGGTTCGCGGCCTGGCGGTGGTGAGATCGGGGGCGTTGCTGGTCGGGCGGCTCAAGATCGGGACCGGACCGTCGCCGCTGGCAAACCGACGCGTTCAGCTGACCCTCACCAAGGCCGTCGGCGGATACAAGATGGTCCATTTGGAAGCGGAAGCGCCGGTTCCGCAGGCCCATGTCGCTGATGTTCTCTACGAGACGTTTCTGCAGCGCCGCGGACATCGGCTGGAATCGGGTCTGGGCATTGCGATCGACGATCAGAACGGCGATGTGAAATCGACCGGCGCCGTCAGGGCGTTTCTCAAGGTCGGCTTTGATCCGGAGGGCGATATTGTGTCGGCGTCGCGTGATCGCGGCGACGGCAGGCACCCCGGCATGCCGGGCAATCATCCCGACCAGGGCGGGCCGATGGGACCAGGTGGACTAGGTGGCCCAGGCGGCCCCGGCGGGTCGGATGGCTCCGGTGCACCCGGCGGAGAAGACGGTCCCGGCGCACCGAATGGGCCAGGTATGCCTGGTCGCCAAACCAATGGCCGCCGGGGCATGCGGTAG